The Piliocolobus tephrosceles isolate RC106 chromosome 2, ASM277652v3, whole genome shotgun sequence genome window below encodes:
- the RTP3 gene encoding receptor-transporting protein 3: MTRDTEVWKQMFQELMREVKPWHRWTLRPDKGLIPNVLKPGWMQYQQWTFARFQCSSCSRNWASAQVLVLFHMHWSEEKSRGQVKMRVFTQRCKKCPQPLFEDPEFTQENISRILKNLVFRIMKKCYRGRFQLTEEVPMIKDISLEGPHNSDNCEACLEGFCAGPKQVTSLPQSQTPRVHSICKVEEGVEPWASRKNVCSYTLQNHICRSISVFCCCVILIVIVVIVARTAI, encoded by the exons ATGACTCGGGACACAGAAGTGTGGAAGCAAATGTTTCAGGAGTTAATGCGGGAGGTGAAGCCATGGCACAGATGGACCCTGAGACCAGACAAGGGCCTTATTCCCAACGTCCTGAAGCCAGGCTGGATGCAATACCAGCAGTGGACCTTTGCCAG GTTCCAGTGCTCCTCCTGCTCTCGTAATTGGGCCTCTGCCCAAGTTCTGGTCCTTTTCCACATGCACTGGAGTGAGGAGAAGTCCAGGGGCCAGGTGAAGATGAGGGTGTTTACCCAGAGATGTAAGAAGTGCCCCCAACCTCTGTTTGAGGACCCTGAGTTCACACAAGAGAACATCTCAAGAATCCTGAAAAACCTGGTGTTCCGAATTATGAAGAAATGCTATAGAGGAAGATTTCAGTTGACAGAGGAGGTTCCTATGATCAAGGACATCTCTCTTGAAGGACCACACAATAGTGACAACTGTGAGGCCTGTCTGGAGGGCTTCTGTGCTGGGCCCAAACAGGTTACAAGCCTCCCCCAATCTCAGACCCCAAGAGTACACTCCATTTGCAAGGTGGAGGAGGGAGTTGAGCCCTGGGCCTCAAGAAAGAATGTCTGCTCCTACACATTGCAGAACCACATCTGTAGGAGTATAAGCGTTTTCTGCTGTTGTGTCATCCTCATTGTTATTGTAGTGATTGTTGCAAGAACTGCTATATGA